In one window of Nothobranchius furzeri strain GRZ-AD chromosome 11, NfurGRZ-RIMD1, whole genome shotgun sequence DNA:
- the atpsckmt gene encoding ATP synthase subunit C lysine N-methyltransferase — translation MSAGELMLNSGQGAGSVNPEKPSRSRLGLIVTGVVGGSLVALYAVATPFVAPALRKVCLPFVPATTAQVENVLKVLRARSGTLVDIGSGDGRIVIAAAKRGFQASGFELNPWLVWYSRYNAWREGVHRSTSFHISDLWKANFAQYSNVVIFGVPQMMDQLELKLANELSDTAKVVACRFPFPTWIPERTEGEGIDTVWVYDTSMFKSNLHHGSTETHKQKTQINKTSSS, via the exons ATGTCTGCAGGGGAGCTGATGTTGAACTCGGGACAAGGTGCCGGAAGTGTCAACCCGGAGAAACCGAGCAGAAGCCGCCTTGGTTTAATTGTAACAGGGGTTGTTGGTGGCTCGCTAGTCGCTCTCTACGCAGTAGCGACTCCGTTTGTCGCTCCCGCTTTGAGAAAGGTCTGCCTCCCCTTTGTACCAGCGACCACAGCCCAGGTGGAGAATGTCCTCAAGGTGCTTCGGGCCAGGTCAGGGACCCTGGTGGATATTGGAAGCGGAGATGGTCGGATA GTGATCGCAGCAGCCAAGCGTGGATTTCAGGCATCGGGATTTGAACTGAACCCCTGGCTGGTGTGGTATTCCCGCTACAATGCCTGGAGAGAAGGCGTCCACCGCTCCACCTCCTTTCATATCTCTGACCTGTGGAAG GCTAACTTTGCTCAGTATTCCAATGTTGTAATTTTTGGAGTCCCTCAAATG ATGGATCAGCTCGAGCTCAAGCTGGCAAATGAGCTTTCAGACACAGCCAAGGTGGTGGCCTGCAGATTTCCTTTTCCTACATGGATCCCTGAACGCACTGAAGGGGAAGGAATAGACACTGTGTGGGTTTACGATACCAGCATGTTCAAATCAAACCTGCACCACGGATCAACGGAAACAcataaacagaaaacacaaattaataaaaccagctccTCCTAA